A region from the Lolium perenne isolate Kyuss_39 chromosome 4, Kyuss_2.0, whole genome shotgun sequence genome encodes:
- the LOC127294378 gene encoding non-specific lipid-transfer protein 2B, translating into MARSAAAQIVVVAIVAAMLLSAPYAANAAISCGQVSSALSPCMAYAKGGASPSAGCCSGVKSLANSAKSTADKRAACNCLKKLVGSISGIKAGNAASIPSKCGVSIPYAISTSVNCNSIN; encoded by the coding sequence ATGGCCCGCTCTGCGGCAGCCCAGATCGTGGTGGTCGCCATTGTGGCGGCGATGCTCCTCTCGGCGCCTTACGCCGCCAACGCCGCCATCTCCTGTGGTCAGGTGAGCTCTGCCTTGAGCCCCTGCATGGCCTACGCTAAAGGCGGCGCCTCCCCGTCCGCGGGCTGCTGCAGCGGCGTCAAGAGCCTCGCCAACTCCGCCAAGAGCACCGCCGACAAGCGTGCCGCCTGCAACTGCCTCAAGAAATTGGTCGGCAGCATTAGCGGGATCAAGGCCGGTAACGCCGCCAGCATCCCCTCCAAATGTGGCGTCAGCATCCCCTACGCCATCAGCACCTCCGTCAACTGCAACAGCATCAACTGA